The following DNA comes from Enterobacter sp. SA187.
GCAGGGCAGCGGATCGCGTTTCTCCGCGTTCCCGGCAGAAAACGCCACCGGTAACTTTGTGAAGATCGTCCAGCGCGTGCCGGTGAAAATCGTCATCGACAAAGGGCTGGATCCCAACAAGCCGATGCCGCTGGGTCTGTCCGTTGAGCCGAAGGTTACGCTGGAATGACCGATCACAACCATGAAAGCTGGAAACCCGCCAGCAATCCGTGGGCGGTGGCGATTGTCGTCACCCTGGCGGTTTTTATGGAGATCCTCGACACCACTATCGTTAACGTGGCGCTGCCGCACGTCGCCGGATCGCTCTCCTCCAGCTACAGCGAATCGACCTGGGTGCTGACCAGTTATCTGGTGGCGAACGGTATTGTGCTGCCCATCTCAGCGTTTTTAAGCCGGGTTTTTGGCCGTAAACGCTTCTTCCTGATCTGCATCGTGATGTTTACCGTCTGCTCGTTTTTGTGCGGTATCGCCACTGAACTGTGGGAAATCATCCTGTTCCGTATCTTGCAGGGCTTCTTTGGCGGCGGTTTGCAGCCGACGCAGCAGTCGGTGCTGCTGGATTACTTTAAGCCGGAAGATCGCGGCAAGGCGTTCGGCCTGTCATCCATCGCCATTATCGTCGCGCCTGTGCTTGGCCCGACGCTCGGCGGCTGGATCACCGACAACTACTCCTGGCGCTGGGTATTCTTTATCAATATCCCGGTGGGCATCATCACGGTGCTGGCGATCTATCAGCTGCTGGAAGATCCGCCGTGGGAGCGTAAATCGGAAGAAAAACTCTCCATCGACTGGACGGGCATTGGCCTGATCGCGCTGGGTCTGGGCTGTTTACAGGTGATGCTGGATCGCGGCGAAGATGACGACTGGTTTGCTTCCGGCTTTATCCGCACCTTTGCGGTGCTGACGCTGGTGGGCATTATCGGCGCTATCTACTGGCTGATTTATGCCAAAAAACCGGTGGTCAACCTGCAGTGTATGAAGGATAAAAACTTTGCGGTGTCGAGCCTGCTGATGGCGGGTATGGCGATGATCCTCTACGGCAGCTCGGTGGTGATCCCGCAGCTGGCGCAGCAGGATCTGGGCTATACCGCCACATGGTCCGGGCTGGTGCTGTCGCCGGGGGCGATACTGATCGTGCTGACCATTCCGCTGGTGCTGAAGCTGATGCCGGTGGTGCAGACGCGCTGGATCATCGCCTTTGGCTTTGCCTGCCTCGCGCTGTCGTTTTTCTGGTCGCGCACCCTGACGCCGGACATCGATTTTGAAACCCTGGTGCTGTTCCGCAGCGCCCAGTCGATTGGTCTTGGCTTCCTGTTTGTGCCGCTGACCACCATCGCCTTTATCACCATACCCCGGCAGCTGAACGCCGACGCCGCGGCGCTGTTCACCATGTTCCGTAACGTCGCGGGGTCGATGGGCATTTCGCTCTCCACCGCCGCCATTACCGAACGATCCCAGGTGCACAGCGCCTATCTCAGCGAACATGCCTCGCCTTTTGACGAGCAGTTCCAGCAGGCGATCCGCAGCTCAGCAGAGGCGATACGCAATTTCACCTCGCAGGTGGGCGATCCCACCGCCATTGCCAGCGGGCAGATGTACCAGACCTTAATCGAGCAGTCGCGCTTTCTCGCCTACGTGGATGTCTTCACATTGCTCAGTCTGGTGGCCGTTCTGTTGATCCCATTTTGTTTACTGCTTTCGCCGGTGAAAAGCGAAGGCAGCGCAGGAGCACATTAAGATGCACAGGAAAACTCATCCCACTTTCACCCTGCTGGCGCTGTTGCTGGCAGGCTGCGCCGTCGGGCCGGATTATCAGCAGCCCGCCGCCCCGGCGGTCAGCCACTGGAACGATCAGGGCGACCGCAACGTGAAGTCGCAGACGGCGTCCCAGGCGGTCAATCCCCGCTGGTGGACGACCTTCAACTCCCCGCAGCTCAACAGCCTGATCGAGCGGGCGATCGCCGATAACCTGTCGTTGCAGCAGACCGTGCTGCGTATCGCCGGGGCGCGGGAGCAGATCAACCAGGCGGGCGGGGCATTGCTGCCCGCGGTAAACGGCAGTCTGAAGGCCACCCGTCAGCAGCTCGGGCTGGAAGGGGAGCTGAAATCCCATGACGTTTATGGCCAGCTGAATGACGTCGATCCCGAATTGCAGGGGGCGCTTGGCACCCTGACGCAGCCGGTGAACCTCTATCAGGGCAGCTTTGATGCCCAGTGGGAGATCGATCTGTGGGGCAAAGTGCGCCGCCAGGTGGAAGCGGCGCAGGCGCAGCAGCAGGCGGCCATTGAACAGCGCAACGACGCGCTGGTGTCGCTGGAAGCGGAAGTCGCCCGCGCCTGGCTGCAACTGCGCGGCGCGCAGAGCATTATCGCCACCATGAACACGCAGATCGCCACCGCCCAGGAAACCTTCACGCTGACGGAAAACCGTCAGCGCGGGGGCCTCTCGCCGCAGCTGGATGTGGAAAACGCCCGCGCCCAGCTTGGCAACCTTGAAGCGCAACTGCCGCAATATCAGGCGCAGGAGCGGCAGGCGATGAACGCGCTGGCGATCCTGCTCGGCAAGCCGCCGGGCGCGCTGGACGCGGAACTGCGCAACCCACAGCCGCTGCCGAAACTGCCGGATCTGGTGGCGACCGGCATTCCGTCCACCCTGGCGCGGCGTCGTCCGGACGTGCGCGAAGCGGAAGCGAATTTACATGCCGCCACCGCGCAGATCGGCGTGTCGGTGGCGCAGCTGTTCCCCAGCCTGTCGCTGACCGGCCAGTTTGGCCTGCGCAACAGCGAAACCAACTGGCTCACCGACTGGAGCAGCCATTTCTACAGCTTTGGCCCGCAGGTTTCGATCCCGATTTTCCAGGGCGGACGGCTGGTTTCCAGCGTCAAACTGGCGCGGGCGCAGCAAGGGGCGGCGGTGCTCAACTATCGCCAGACGGTGCTGAGCGCGCTCGGGGATGTGGAGAACGCGCTGGTCAGTTACCGCACCGATCAGCAGCGTGAAGCCGGTCTGAGCAAAACTATCACCGCGCTGCAAAACGCCTTCGATCTGGCGAGCGACAGCTACCGGCAGGGGATCGCCACCTTTATCGATGTGCTGGATGCCCAGCGCCAGTTAGCCCAGGCGGAACAGCAGCGGGCGCAGGCGCGGGTGCAGACCAGCCTCGATCTGGTGGCGCTCTATAAAGCCCTCGGCGGCGGCTGGGAGCCATACCAGAACGTGCAGATGCCTGACTACGCCGTGTTTGGCGACGCGCCGCGCGGATAACTTTCAGAGGATTGGGCAAGAAACGCGCAGGATCGCCACATTCGCATAACCGGCAGGGCGGGTATAACTACAGAACATTCACGGCAGCATCTTTATGAGGAAGGTTCTATGCGATACCAGAAACTTGGCAATACCGGTCTGTTTGTGTCGGAACTGTGCCTTGGCACCATGACCTTTGGCGGCGAAGACGACATGTGGGGCAAAATCGGCAAGCTCAGTCAGAGCGACGCGGATCGCCTGGTCGGTAGCGCGCTGGATGCGGGGATCAATTTCATTGATACCGCCGATGTGTACTCCGGGGGCCGCTCGGAAATCATCACCGGGCAGGCGCTGAAAAACCTGAAGGTGCCGCGCGAGAACGTCATTGTCGCCACCAAAGTGTTCGGTGAAACCGGCACGGCAGGAGTGAACTCGCGTGGCAGTTCCCGTCACCACATTATCACAGGCGTGAAGCAGAGCTTACAGCGCCTGCAACTGGATCATATCGATCTCTATCAGCTGCACGGCTTTGATCCGGCGACGCCCATCGAAGAGACGCTGTACGCGCTGGATAATCTGGTGCAGCACGGCCATGTGCGTTATATCGGCGTCTCCAACTGGGCAGCCTGGCAGATCGCCAAAGCGCTGGGCATTTCCGAACGTTTAGGTCTTACGCGCTTTGCCTCGCTGCAGGCCTATTACACCCTCGCCGGACGGGAACTGGAGCGCGAGCTGGTGCCGATGATGCAGAGTGAAGGCGTCGGCCTGATGGTCTGGAGCCCGCTGGCAGGCGGCCTGTTAAGCGGAAAATACAGCCGCGACGGGCAGGCGGAAGCGGGCAGCCGTCGCCAGGAATTCGACTTCCCGCCGGTGAATAAAGATCGCGCGTTTGACTGTGTGGACGTGATGCGCACCATTGCCGACGCGAAGGGCGCGAGCGTGGCGCAGATCGCCCTGGCCTGGCTGCTGCATCAGCCGGTGGTCAGCAGCGTGATCATCGGCGCGAAGCGCGAAGAACAGTTGCTGGATAATATCGCCGCCACCGGCATTCGCCTGAGCGACGACGAGCTGCAACAGCTGGATGCGGTCAGCGCGCTGCCGCGGGAATATCCGGGCTGGATGCTGGAACGTCAGGGCGAATACCGCCGCAAGCAGCTGGCTGCGCAGTAATTTATTGCAATTTTGTTACATCCATAACATATCATCCATAAGAGCATTGCCAGCGCCGTCTGACCCGGCATCATGTCGCGAAAGAGAGGGGAGTGATGCTAATGGTCCGTGTCGTGCTGGTGGATGATCATGTTGTGGTACGGTCGGGGTTTGCCCAGCTCCTTGGCCTGGAAGAGGACGTGTGCGTGACCGGGCAGTTCAGCACGGCTGCTGAGGCCTGGCCCGCACTGCTTCAGAATGATGTTGACGTGGCGGTGCTCGATGTCGCCATGCCCGATGAAAACGGCCTCAGCCTGCTAAAACGCCTGCGGCAACAGCGGCCTGGCTTTCGCGCCATTATTCTCAGCATTTATGATACCCCGGCCTTTGTGCAGAGCGCGCTCGACGCCGGAGCCAGCGGCTATCTCACCAAGCGCTGCGGCCCGGAAGAGCTGGTGCAGGCGGTGCGATCCGTCGGCATGGGCGGCCACTATCTGTGCGCCGATGCCCTGCGCGCCCTGCGCGGCGGCGAACCCTCCGGTAAAGTGCTGAATATTCTCACCCCCCGCGAGCGGGAAGTATTCGATCTGCTGGTCAAGGGCGACAGCGTGAAAGAGATCGCCTTTAAGCTCGAACTGAGCCACAAAACCGTGCATGTTCACCGCGCCAATGTGCTGGGCAAATTACAGTGCAGCAGCACCATTGAACTGGTGCATTTTGCCCTCGACCACCAGTTGCTGACGGGGCACTGATGTCGTCAGCGTCCCGGCGTTTTATGGTGCTGTCGCTGTTTATCGTCCTGGCCTGGGGACCGGGCTGGCTGATGCTGTGGACGCTGAGTTTTTACCTCACCCATAACGGCCAGCAGGCGGTGCTGTTTCTGCCGCAGGGCGTGTTTCTGGCGCTGCTGATTTTGCTGTCGCGCCGCTTCTGGCCGGCGCTGTTACTGCCGTTGCTGGCGATGATTTTCTGGCTGCACAGCGAACAGTTGCTCACTGGTTACACCATGCTGGCCGCCCCCTTAATCGCGCTACCGGTGGCGCGTGTGGCGCACTATTACTGGCACCGTTTTCCCCTCTACTGGCATCGCCTGACGCTGCTGCTGACGGCGGTCACCGCCTGCGCCCTGCTGCAAACCCTGCTGCTGGCCCCCTTTCTGGAAAGTAAGGCGACGCTAATCGGTCTTGCCAGCTTCACCGGCGGCGTGCTGCTGACGCCGTTCGTCTACCTGATTTTTGAATTTCTGCGCCAGCAGCATCGCTATCATTTGCTTGGGCTGGACACCAGTAATCCGCCGCTGCGCACCTCGCTGATTATCTGGTGCAGCCTGTTTTTTATTATCGGTATTGGCACGCAGATGGTGCTGTCGCCGGAAATCGAACGGCTGCTGCTGATCGTGGTGTTTCTGCCTAACGTCATCATGGCGTGGAAATTCGGCTGGCAGGGCGGGGTGCTGGCGGGGCTGCTTGGCAGCATGATGATCACCATCGCCCGTCAGGTGGGTATCGGTTTTGGCGATCTGCTGGAGCTGGAGATTTTCCTCGCCACCCAGGCGCTGCTCGGCATCGGGCTTGGGATCGCCATCAGCCGCCAGCAACATCTGGCGCAAAACCTTGATCGCTATCGCCAGCGGCTGGAGGTGGAGTTACAGGCGCGCCGCGCGCTGGCGGAGAAGCTGATCCACAGCGAAGAGGACACCCGTAAAAGCCTTGCCAGGGAGCTGCACGATGAGATCGGCCAGAACATTACCGCCATTCAGATCCAGTCGCAGCTGGTAAAACGCAGCGCGGGCAGCAGCCAGGCGCTGGACGCCGCCAGCCAGATTAACGATCTGGCCCGGCGTATTCACACCTCCACCCGCCAGCTGTTGCGCCAGCTGCGTCCGCCGGTGCTGGATGAACTCTCCTTTCGCGAGGCGCTGCACCATCTGGTGAATGAGTTCGCCTTTGCCGAGCGCGGCATCATCTGCCGCTTTGATTACCGGCTCAGCGCGCCGCCGGAAAACGAAACCCTGATTTTTACCCTTTACCGCCTGTTGCAGGAGCTGCTGAACAACGTCTGCAAGCATGCGCAGGCCAGCCGGGTGAGCATTGTCCTTGAGCCGCGCGACGGGCAGATCTGGCTGACGGTCGCGGATAACGGTATCGGCCTACCGGCCGGGCAGTCCCCTGGCTTCGGCATTCAGGGGATGCGCGAGCGGGTGCATGCGCTGGGGGGCGATCTGGTGCTGGAGTCCGCTCAGGGAACACGCGTAACTGTTAACCTGCCCACACTTTTGCCACAAACCCCCCGCTAACCAGGAAAAAGTCTTAGTCAGTGCGGACTTTCTCTCATCCCCTTTTTCGTTCGCTTTCATATAGTCAGTGCCACCGGAGGCCTTATGCAGGAACTGTCAGCCACTGCCATTAGCCAGCGCTACCGCCGTCTACGCCCGCGTTTATTGCTGTCGATGGTGGTGGGTTACGCGGCCTTTTACCTGACGCGCAAAAGCGTCAATTACGTGCTGCCCGCGCTGCAACTGGATCTCAGCTTAAGCAAGAGTGATATCGGCCTGCTGGGTTCGCTGTTTTATCTCAGCTACGGCCTGTCGAAGTTTGCCGCCGGCCTCTGGCACGACAGCCACGGCAGCCGGGTATTTATGGGCATCGGGCTGTTTGCCACCGGGCTGTTAAACGTGCTCTTTGCGTTTGGCGATTCGCTGCCGACGCTGCTGTTCATCTGGACGCTGAACGGCTTTTTCCAGGGCTGGGGCTGGCCGCCATGCGCGCGCCTGCTGACCCACTGGTATTCGCGCAACGAGCGCGGCTTCTGGTGGGGCTGCTGGAACACCTCCATCAATATTGGCGGGGCGATTATCCCGCTGATTTGCGCCTTTGCCGCCCACTGGTGGGGCTGGCAGGCCGCGATGCTGACACCGGGGATCATCAGCATGGCGCTCGGCGTGTGGTTAACCATGCAACTGCGGGGCACACCGCAGGAAGAGGGGTTACCTTCCGTCGGGGAGTGGCGGCAGGATCCGCTGGAATTACGTCAGGAGCAGCAAAGCCCGCCGATGGGGCTGTGGCAGATGTTACGCACCACCATGCTGCAAAACCCGATGATCTGGTTGCTGGGCGTCTCTTATGTGCTGGTGTACCTCATCCGCATCGCGCTCAACGACTGGGGGAATATCTGGCTGGCGGAGAATCACGGCGTCAATCTGCTCAGCGCCAATGCCACTGTGATGCTGTTTGAAGTGGGCGGGCTGCTGGGGGCGCTGTTTGCCGGATGGGGATCGGATGTGATGTTCAGCGGGCAGCGCGCGCCGATGATTTTGCTGTTCACGCTCGGCCTGATGGTCTCCGTCGCCGCGCTGTGGCTGGCGCCGGTGCACCATTACGCGCTGCTGGCGATGTGCTTTTTTACCGTGGGCTTTTTTGTTTTCGGCCCGCAGATGTTGATTGGTCTGGCGGCGGTGGAGTGCGGTCACAAAGGGGCGGCGGGTTCCATTACCGGTTTTCTCGGGCTGTTCGCCTATCTGGGAGCGGCGCTGGCGGGCTGGCCGCTGTCACAGGTGATCGAACGCTACGGCTGGTCGGGGATGTTCACCCTGCTGTCCGTCGCGGCGGTGCTGATGGGTTTATTGCTGATGCCGCTATTAATGGCGGGCATTACGGCTTCTAACACGCAAAGGATAAAAACATGAAAGTTACCCTGCTCTCTACACTGGTTGCCACCGGTATCGCGCTTGCCACGTTAAGCGGCGGCGCACAGGCGAAAGGCCGTCTGGTAGTCTATTGCAGCGCCACCAATGAAATGTGTGAAACCGAAACCAAAGCCTTCGGCGACAAGTATGATGTGAAAACCTCGTTTATCCGCAACGGCTCCGGCAGTACGCTGGCGAAAGTTGATGCCGAGAAGAAAAACCCGCAGGCGGACGTCTGGTACGGCGGCACCTTAGATCCGCAGTCGCAGGCCGGTGAAATGGGGCTGTTGCAGCCGTATAAATCGCCAAACCTTGAGCAGATCATGACGCAGTTCCGCGATCCCGCCAAAGTGAAAGGCAACCTGTCGTCGGCGGTGTATGTCGGCATTCTTGGCTTCGGGGTTAATACCGAGAAGCTGAAAGAGAAAAACCTGCCGATCCCGAAATGCTGGAAAGATCTGACCAAACCGGAATACAAAGGCGAGATCCAGATTGCCGATCCGCAAAGTTCCGGCACCGCCTACACCGCGCTCGCCACCTTCGTACAACTGTGGGGCGAAGATCAGGCGTTCGATTACCTGAAGCAGCTTAATACCAATATCTCTCAGTACACCAAATCCGGGATCGCCCCGGCGCGTAACGCCGCCCGTGGCGAAACGGCTATCGGCATCGGCTTCCTGCATGACTATTCGCTGGAAAAGGAGCAGGGCGCGCCGCTGGAGCTGATCTCGCCGTGCGAAGGCACCGGCTATGAAATCGGCGGCGTCAGTATTC
Coding sequences within:
- a CDS encoding DHA2 family efflux MFS transporter permease subunit, with amino-acid sequence MTDHNHESWKPASNPWAVAIVVTLAVFMEILDTTIVNVALPHVAGSLSSSYSESTWVLTSYLVANGIVLPISAFLSRVFGRKRFFLICIVMFTVCSFLCGIATELWEIILFRILQGFFGGGLQPTQQSVLLDYFKPEDRGKAFGLSSIAIIVAPVLGPTLGGWITDNYSWRWVFFINIPVGIITVLAIYQLLEDPPWERKSEEKLSIDWTGIGLIALGLGCLQVMLDRGEDDDWFASGFIRTFAVLTLVGIIGAIYWLIYAKKPVVNLQCMKDKNFAVSSLLMAGMAMILYGSSVVIPQLAQQDLGYTATWSGLVLSPGAILIVLTIPLVLKLMPVVQTRWIIAFGFACLALSFFWSRTLTPDIDFETLVLFRSAQSIGLGFLFVPLTTIAFITIPRQLNADAAALFTMFRNVAGSMGISLSTAAITERSQVHSAYLSEHASPFDEQFQQAIRSSAEAIRNFTSQVGDPTAIASGQMYQTLIEQSRFLAYVDVFTLLSLVAVLLIPFCLLLSPVKSEGSAGAH
- a CDS encoding efflux transporter outer membrane subunit, with the protein product MHRKTHPTFTLLALLLAGCAVGPDYQQPAAPAVSHWNDQGDRNVKSQTASQAVNPRWWTTFNSPQLNSLIERAIADNLSLQQTVLRIAGAREQINQAGGALLPAVNGSLKATRQQLGLEGELKSHDVYGQLNDVDPELQGALGTLTQPVNLYQGSFDAQWEIDLWGKVRRQVEAAQAQQQAAIEQRNDALVSLEAEVARAWLQLRGAQSIIATMNTQIATAQETFTLTENRQRGGLSPQLDVENARAQLGNLEAQLPQYQAQERQAMNALAILLGKPPGALDAELRNPQPLPKLPDLVATGIPSTLARRRPDVREAEANLHAATAQIGVSVAQLFPSLSLTGQFGLRNSETNWLTDWSSHFYSFGPQVSIPIFQGGRLVSSVKLARAQQGAAVLNYRQTVLSALGDVENALVSYRTDQQREAGLSKTITALQNAFDLASDSYRQGIATFIDVLDAQRQLAQAEQQRAQARVQTSLDLVALYKALGGGWEPYQNVQMPDYAVFGDAPRG
- a CDS encoding aldo/keto reductase is translated as MRYQKLGNTGLFVSELCLGTMTFGGEDDMWGKIGKLSQSDADRLVGSALDAGINFIDTADVYSGGRSEIITGQALKNLKVPRENVIVATKVFGETGTAGVNSRGSSRHHIITGVKQSLQRLQLDHIDLYQLHGFDPATPIEETLYALDNLVQHGHVRYIGVSNWAAWQIAKALGISERLGLTRFASLQAYYTLAGRELERELVPMMQSEGVGLMVWSPLAGGLLSGKYSRDGQAEAGSRRQEFDFPPVNKDRAFDCVDVMRTIADAKGASVAQIALAWLLHQPVVSSVIIGAKREEQLLDNIAATGIRLSDDELQQLDAVSALPREYPGWMLERQGEYRRKQLAAQ
- a CDS encoding response regulator transcription factor, whose amino-acid sequence is MVRVVLVDDHVVVRSGFAQLLGLEEDVCVTGQFSTAAEAWPALLQNDVDVAVLDVAMPDENGLSLLKRLRQQRPGFRAIILSIYDTPAFVQSALDAGASGYLTKRCGPEELVQAVRSVGMGGHYLCADALRALRGGEPSGKVLNILTPREREVFDLLVKGDSVKEIAFKLELSHKTVHVHRANVLGKLQCSSTIELVHFALDHQLLTGH
- a CDS encoding MASE1 domain-containing sensor histidine kinase — protein: MSSASRRFMVLSLFIVLAWGPGWLMLWTLSFYLTHNGQQAVLFLPQGVFLALLILLSRRFWPALLLPLLAMIFWLHSEQLLTGYTMLAAPLIALPVARVAHYYWHRFPLYWHRLTLLLTAVTACALLQTLLLAPFLESKATLIGLASFTGGVLLTPFVYLIFEFLRQQHRYHLLGLDTSNPPLRTSLIIWCSLFFIIGIGTQMVLSPEIERLLLIVVFLPNVIMAWKFGWQGGVLAGLLGSMMITIARQVGIGFGDLLELEIFLATQALLGIGLGIAISRQQHLAQNLDRYRQRLEVELQARRALAEKLIHSEEDTRKSLARELHDEIGQNITAIQIQSQLVKRSAGSSQALDAASQINDLARRIHTSTRQLLRQLRPPVLDELSFREALHHLVNEFAFAERGIICRFDYRLSAPPENETLIFTLYRLLQELLNNVCKHAQASRVSIVLEPRDGQIWLTVADNGIGLPAGQSPGFGIQGMRERVHALGGDLVLESAQGTRVTVNLPTLLPQTPR
- the uhpC gene encoding MFS transporter family glucose-6-phosphate receptor UhpC, which produces MQELSATAISQRYRRLRPRLLLSMVVGYAAFYLTRKSVNYVLPALQLDLSLSKSDIGLLGSLFYLSYGLSKFAAGLWHDSHGSRVFMGIGLFATGLLNVLFAFGDSLPTLLFIWTLNGFFQGWGWPPCARLLTHWYSRNERGFWWGCWNTSINIGGAIIPLICAFAAHWWGWQAAMLTPGIISMALGVWLTMQLRGTPQEEGLPSVGEWRQDPLELRQEQQSPPMGLWQMLRTTMLQNPMIWLLGVSYVLVYLIRIALNDWGNIWLAENHGVNLLSANATVMLFEVGGLLGALFAGWGSDVMFSGQRAPMILLFTLGLMVSVAALWLAPVHHYALLAMCFFTVGFFVFGPQMLIGLAAVECGHKGAAGSITGFLGLFAYLGAALAGWPLSQVIERYGWSGMFTLLSVAAVLMGLLLMPLLMAGITASNTQRIKT
- a CDS encoding ABC transporter substrate-binding protein gives rise to the protein MKVTLLSTLVATGIALATLSGGAQAKGRLVVYCSATNEMCETETKAFGDKYDVKTSFIRNGSGSTLAKVDAEKKNPQADVWYGGTLDPQSQAGEMGLLQPYKSPNLEQIMTQFRDPAKVKGNLSSAVYVGILGFGVNTEKLKEKNLPIPKCWKDLTKPEYKGEIQIADPQSSGTAYTALATFVQLWGEDQAFDYLKQLNTNISQYTKSGIAPARNAARGETAIGIGFLHDYSLEKEQGAPLELISPCEGTGYEIGGVSILKGARNADNAKLFVDWVLSKEAQELAWKKGKSYQILTNTTAETSPNSLKLDDLKLISYDMDKYGSTDVRKALINKWVSDVKMGK